The proteins below come from a single Parcubacteria group bacterium genomic window:
- a CDS encoding TIGR04255 family protein — MKKKCYKTNCLEKVIFRLDFEKVELGSLEEFNKKELSKEFILQEPKKGKEGSFRFDVDSGEVTKLMNEFLAYTFENKQKTKRFEVSEKYAFIEYDKYSSSEELFVDLKTLVEKFTNTFEVKTINRLGLRFINEIKLSKEKNPLDWKNYIDKNLIGLLDFSMKGKEKISRAMSQLVFKKEKGELMFNFGIFNKEYPNEIATKEFILDFDCYSTLPFEISEEGVLDRAKIYHNHIESLFEQSITDKFRKFLNK; from the coding sequence ATGAAAAAAAAGTGTTACAAAACAAATTGTCTCGAAAAGGTTATTTTTAGATTGGATTTTGAAAAAGTTGAGCTTGGTTCTCTTGAAGAATTTAACAAAAAAGAACTAAGCAAAGAATTTATACTTCAAGAGCCGAAGAAAGGAAAAGAAGGTAGCTTTCGGTTTGATGTTGATAGTGGAGAGGTAACCAAATTAATGAATGAGTTTTTGGCATATACTTTTGAAAATAAGCAAAAAACAAAACGCTTCGAAGTTAGTGAAAAATATGCCTTTATAGAATATGATAAATATAGTTCATCGGAAGAATTATTTGTTGATTTAAAAACACTTGTTGAAAAATTTACTAATACTTTTGAGGTAAAAACGATAAACCGCCTAGGACTAAGATTTATAAATGAGATAAAGCTGTCGAAAGAAAAAAATCCCTTGGATTGGAAGAATTATATCGATAAAAATCTTATAGGTTTGCTTGATTTTTCGATGAAAGGAAAAGAAAAAATTTCAAGAGCAATGAGTCAGCTCGTTTTTAAGAAAGAAAAAGGTGAGTTGATGTTTAATTTTGGAATTTTTAATAAGGAATATCCAAATGAAATTGCCACGAAAGAATTCATTTTGGATTTCGACTGTTATTCTACCCTGCCGTTTGAAATTTCAGAGGAAGGTGTTCTGGACAGGGCAAAAATTTATCACAATCATATTGAAAGCTTGTTTGAGCAAAGTATAACTGATAAATTTAGAAAATTTTTAAATAAATAA
- a CDS encoding Ldh family oxidoreductase, translating into MKIATQELKDKVLEGVKKLGYVGDDAKIIAEVLLYAQLRGNNQGITKIATGGIPKASAVEEFRIVSENKCGALISGGHSMVSTAKATDMAVDLAAKHGVGIVGLNHTSTSSGAIGYFSRRIAKAGFIGFVCVGNGAFAFVAPTGSAEPKLGTNPFSYAFPYTGGEIVFDSATSAMAYFGVMEAKLKGEKLPEGIGFDKEGNPSTDPAEVLQGSVSTFARHKGFGLSFFIQMLGGPFSLAGIPGFNESDGAGTFVLAIDPGLLSTKEEFMKRSTELVRSMKAAKPLAGQSIYLPGEQGDAKSQKAKEEGVIEIADAIWNELLAFVEKQ; encoded by the coding sequence ATGAAAATCGCAACCCAAGAATTGAAAGACAAAGTGCTAGAAGGCGTCAAAAAGCTGGGCTATGTTGGAGATGATGCAAAAATCATCGCGGAGGTGCTTCTCTATGCCCAATTGCGTGGTAATAACCAAGGTATAACAAAAATTGCTACAGGCGGGATACCAAAAGCCAGTGCTGTTGAAGAATTTAGAATTGTTTCTGAAAACAAATGCGGAGCGCTGATTTCTGGTGGGCACTCAATGGTTTCAACTGCCAAAGCCACCGACATGGCCGTTGATCTTGCTGCAAAACACGGAGTGGGCATCGTGGGACTCAACCACACTTCAACATCTTCCGGCGCCATCGGTTATTTTTCCAGACGCATTGCCAAGGCAGGTTTCATCGGATTTGTCTGTGTCGGCAATGGTGCATTCGCTTTTGTCGCACCAACTGGTAGCGCCGAACCAAAACTAGGCACGAATCCTTTTTCCTATGCCTTTCCCTATACTGGTGGCGAGATTGTCTTTGACAGCGCGACTTCCGCCATGGCCTATTTCGGAGTAATGGAAGCCAAACTCAAAGGCGAGAAGTTGCCGGAAGGTATTGGCTTTGACAAAGAGGGCAACCCGAGCACCGACCCGGCTGAGGTGCTTCAAGGATCTGTGAGCACTTTTGCCAGACACAAGGGATTTGGCTTGTCATTTTTCATTCAAATGCTCGGCGGTCCGTTCTCTCTGGCTGGCATCCCAGGTTTCAACGAATCAGACGGCGCGGGAACATTTGTGCTGGCCATTGATCCGGGCCTTCTGTCCACCAAAGAAGAATTCATGAAACGCTCCACTGAGCTGGTCCGATCAATGAAAGCCGCAAAACCTCTTGCGGGTCAATCAATCTATCTGCCTGGCGAACAAGGTGACGCAAAAAGCCAGAAAGCCAAAGAAGAAGGCGTGATTGAAATAGCCGATGCCATCTGGAATGAACTGCTCGCTTTTGTCGAGAAGCAGTGA
- a CDS encoding AbrB/MazE/SpoVT family DNA-binding domain-containing protein — MATTKLKDKNTRKITRIGKTSLAVTLPKEMAMELNWKEKQKVTLKKVRGGILIRDWKEG, encoded by the coding sequence ATGGCTACCACCAAACTCAAAGACAAAAACACCAGAAAAATCACGCGCATAGGGAAAACCAGTCTGGCGGTCACTCTTCCCAAAGAGATGGCGATGGAGCTTAACTGGAAAGAAAAGCAGAAAGTCACCCTCAAGAAAGTCCGGGGCGGGATTTTGATCAGGGATTGGAAAGAAGGATGA
- the glmS gene encoding glutamine--fructose-6-phosphate transaminase (isomerizing), with protein sequence MCGIIGYIGKQKAAPILLEGLRQLEYRGYDSAGISVIENDKIKTIKAAGKVVALTQKMEKLELKSTVGIAHTRWATHGKPCDINSHPHGDCHGDIFLVHNGIIENYQELKKILLKKNHKFTSETDSEIIAHLIEEFGKKMVFRKAVCEALKLLRGTYGLAILSRKEPDKLIVARLGSPLVLGIGKDEFIVASDVSAIVRHTKKVIYLDDGEVAEINRTDFTITNVKNKPVSKEIAELNWTIEKSQKNGFAHFMLKEIFEQPAAIRNGLRGRIDTFLRENTAPILGGLHSVERRLRKINRIIIVACGTSYYSGLVGEYMLEEYAGIPTEVEYASEFRYRKILVDEKTAVIAISQSGETADTLAAIREAKNKGALTLGIVNVVGSTIARETEAGTYTLSGPEIGVASTKAFTSQLTALTIWTLMLGRQRDMSFVMSKRIAQELKKIPELIESILKKSGEIKKIADKYCAAKDFLYLGRKYNFPIALEGALKIKEISYVHAEGYPSGEMKHGPLALIDETFPAIFIAPRDSVYEKNISGMMEIKARGGRIIAIASLGDEEIKKIADDVIYIPKTIEMLTPFLAIIPLQLFAYYFGVAKGLDVDKPRNLAKSVTVE encoded by the coding sequence ATGTGTGGAATCATCGGTTACATTGGCAAGCAAAAAGCGGCGCCCATTCTTTTGGAAGGACTACGCCAATTGGAATATCGCGGCTATGACAGTGCGGGAATTTCTGTCATTGAAAACGACAAAATAAAAACCATAAAAGCCGCAGGAAAAGTTGTCGCGCTTACCCAAAAGATGGAAAAACTAGAGCTGAAAAGTACCGTCGGCATCGCCCATACCCGCTGGGCCACGCACGGAAAACCATGCGATATCAATTCGCACCCACACGGCGACTGTCACGGAGATATTTTCTTGGTGCACAATGGCATCATTGAAAACTACCAAGAATTGAAAAAAATTCTTCTCAAAAAAAATCACAAATTCACTTCCGAAACCGATTCAGAAATCATTGCCCATCTGATTGAAGAGTTTGGCAAAAAAATGGTTTTTAGAAAAGCCGTCTGCGAAGCTTTGAAACTGCTTCGTGGCACCTATGGCCTGGCGATCCTGAGCCGCAAAGAACCCGACAAACTGATTGTCGCACGCCTCGGCAGTCCCTTGGTTTTGGGCATCGGCAAAGATGAATTCATTGTTGCTTCAGATGTGAGCGCCATTGTTCGTCACACCAAAAAAGTGATCTACCTTGATGATGGCGAAGTAGCGGAAATTAATCGCACTGATTTTACTATTACTAATGTTAAAAACAAACCGGTGAGTAAAGAAATTGCCGAGTTAAATTGGACGATAGAAAAATCACAAAAGAACGGCTTTGCGCATTTCATGCTCAAGGAAATTTTTGAACAGCCCGCAGCAATCCGTAACGGACTGCGTGGCAGAATCGATACTTTTTTACGCGAGAATACGGCGCCGATTCTGGGCGGTTTGCACTCAGTGGAAAGACGCTTGCGCAAAATCAATAGAATTATCATCGTCGCTTGCGGCACCTCCTATTATTCCGGACTGGTCGGCGAATATATGCTCGAAGAATATGCCGGCATTCCAACCGAAGTGGAATATGCCAGCGAATTTCGTTATCGCAAAATTCTGGTCGATGAAAAAACGGCCGTTATCGCGATTTCCCAATCGGGTGAAACAGCCGATACGCTCGCCGCGATCCGGGAAGCGAAAAATAAAGGGGCGCTGACTTTGGGAATTGTGAACGTTGTCGGCTCGACTATCGCCCGCGAAACCGAAGCAGGAACATATACACTGTCAGGTCCGGAGATTGGCGTCGCATCGACCAAAGCTTTCACTTCCCAACTGACCGCCCTCACAATTTGGACACTGATGCTCGGTCGACAACGCGATATGTCCTTTGTGATGAGCAAAAGAATCGCCCAAGAGCTCAAGAAAATTCCAGAACTGATTGAGAGCATTTTGAAAAAATCAGGAGAAATTAAAAAAATCGCGGACAAATACTGCGCGGCGAAAGATTTTCTCTATTTGGGCAGAAAATATAATTTTCCAATCGCGCTGGAAGGAGCATTGAAGATCAAAGAAATTTCCTATGTACATGCCGAAGGTTATCCCTCAGGAGAAATGAAGCACGGCCCGCTAGCACTCATCGACGAAACTTTTCCGGCAATTTTTATCGCTCCACGTGATAGTGTCTACGAAAAAAATATCAGCGGGATGATGGAAATCAAGGCTCGTGGCGGACGTATCATTGCCATCGCAAGCCTTGGAGACGAAGAGATCAAAAAAATTGCTGATGATGTGATCTATATCCCCAAGACCATCGAGATGCTCACACCATTCCTCGCCATCATTCCTTTGCAACTTTTCGCCTACTACTTCGGCGTCGCCAAAGGATTGGATGTCGACAAGCCGAGAAATTTAGCCAAGAGCGTAACCGTGGAATAA
- a CDS encoding helix-turn-helix domain-containing protein, whose product MDTTILKKLGLDDKEAKVYLTLLEYGAISVRGLAEVSALNRGTAYDTLKRLQEIGLVSYYYQEKKQRFVAEDPERLLEILKKREQEIKEVKNGILDIIPELKSIQDKKDLKPVSKLYENRAGIKTILDDLLSSMETLPEKEREYYIYSSTQASADIHKAYPNFTQERIKRDIHVRSISLAQGGNLHGLDHRRWLGTDKDSATFILIYAEKCAFISRDSEGTPVGILVENKMIYETQKMIFLKLWDFLQ is encoded by the coding sequence ATGGACACAACAATTCTCAAAAAACTTGGCCTTGATGACAAGGAAGCTAAGGTTTATTTGACCCTCTTGGAATATGGCGCCATTTCTGTGCGTGGCCTAGCGGAAGTTTCCGCGCTCAACCGCGGGACAGCTTATGACACTTTGAAACGCCTGCAAGAAATCGGCCTGGTCAGTTATTACTATCAAGAAAAAAAACAACGCTTCGTGGCGGAAGATCCGGAGCGCCTCTTGGAAATTCTCAAAAAGCGTGAACAGGAAATTAAGGAAGTGAAAAATGGAATTCTTGATATCATCCCAGAACTAAAATCGATCCAAGACAAAAAAGATTTGAAACCCGTTTCCAAGCTCTATGAAAACCGCGCCGGCATAAAAACAATCTTGGATGATTTATTGTCTTCGATGGAAACTCTGCCCGAAAAAGAACGGGAATATTATATCTATTCTTCAACCCAAGCCAGTGCTGACATCCACAAGGCCTATCCCAATTTTACCCAAGAGCGGATTAAGCGCGACATTCACGTCCGCTCAATCTCGCTGGCGCAGGGCGGAAATTTGCACGGTTTGGATCACCGGCGCTGGCTCGGCACGGACAAAGATTCGGCCACTTTTATCCTGATCTACGCCGAAAAATGCGCCTTCATTTCCCGCGACTCCGAGGGTACGCCGGTGGGAATTTTGGTGGAAAACAAGATGATCTACGAAACACAAAAAATGATATTTCTCAAACTGTGGGATTTTTTACAATAA
- a CDS encoding Fic family protein — MFLPKYKLTDSIVGMLVSIAQTKSAIERARILPKHELKLRRQALVRMSHSSTAIEGNQLNAYEVEALLGKKKVDAPERDIFEVQNYLKALKYIEEIVQKRQAITEKVLLKIHKLVTNKTLPKEQSGHYRKSPVYVVRRKAGFPTEVMYAGPEAKKVPTLCADLIKWINESENADINPVIVAGIVHQEIAAIHPFSDGNGRTARALATLILYKMGYDFRRLFALEDYYNKDRPSYYKAINIGKTYLERKVDFTPWLKYFVLGFKEEIDNVKNKVTALSARKISDDISSQVYLEADQMKILDFADRLGRITATDVMDVLNCPKRTAQFHLQRLKKIKLIRQVGKGPASAYVLK; from the coding sequence ATGTTTTTGCCAAAATATAAGCTTACCGACAGTATTGTTGGGATGTTGGTTTCCATTGCACAAACTAAGTCAGCCATCGAACGCGCCCGAATTTTGCCCAAACATGAACTAAAATTGCGCAGACAGGCTCTGGTGCGAATGTCTCACAGTTCAACGGCCATTGAGGGAAACCAGCTAAACGCCTACGAAGTTGAGGCTTTGCTAGGAAAAAAGAAAGTCGATGCTCCGGAGCGAGATATTTTTGAGGTGCAAAATTATCTAAAAGCCTTGAAATATATTGAAGAGATTGTGCAAAAAAGACAAGCAATTACAGAAAAAGTCCTTCTCAAAATTCATAAATTAGTAACAAACAAAACTTTACCCAAAGAGCAATCAGGGCACTATCGAAAGAGTCCAGTTTACGTGGTTCGGCGCAAAGCGGGGTTTCCCACCGAAGTTATGTATGCTGGTCCGGAAGCTAAAAAAGTTCCGACTCTGTGCGCTGATCTCATCAAATGGATAAACGAGAGTGAAAATGCGGACATCAATCCGGTAATCGTAGCTGGAATTGTGCATCAAGAAATTGCGGCCATCCATCCATTCTCAGATGGCAATGGACGCACCGCCAGAGCGCTGGCCACGCTGATTTTGTATAAAATGGGTTATGATTTTCGCCGGTTGTTCGCCTTGGAAGATTATTACAACAAAGACCGCCCGAGTTATTACAAAGCGATCAATATCGGCAAAACTTATCTGGAAAGAAAAGTTGATTTTACTCCATGGCTGAAATATTTCGTGCTAGGCTTCAAGGAAGAAATTGATAATGTCAAAAATAAAGTGACTGCGCTGTCGGCGCGAAAAATTAGTGATGACATCAGTTCGCAAGTCTATTTGGAAGCCGATCAAATGAAAATTCTTGATTTTGCTGATAGGCTTGGCCGGATTACGGCGACTGATGTTATGGATGTTTTGAATTGTCCCAAAAGAACAGCTCAATTTCATTTGCAAAGGCTGAAAAAAATCAAGCTGATCAGGCAAGTCGGCAAAGGTCCCGCATCAGCCTATGTCTTAAAATGA
- a CDS encoding M20/M25/M40 family metallo-hydrolase gives MTTIEKLLIEMLKIDSVSGNEKDLGNLIVQKLEGFKIKKQFIGKGRFNIIAKKGNSDVWLVGHLDTVPGAVPIRITKEKIYGRGACDNKGNLAGAILVGKKLKNINLLFTVGEEVDFAGAEKVKIKGSKIIVLEPTMLKVMTGQLGIIAYSISTKGKEKHTSLPFTDKENAIHEQIKICNYLREKNFNAFNVGKISGGLADNIVAGNSVMDISLRPKDGKEYAQALSIFKSLPKNFNCKVKLKHKYAPFFTNLTVKGETAQFFSEMQFFKNSLLFGAGNIKQAHANDEYVSRSQLNSLERELLKIIP, from the coding sequence ATGACAACTATTGAAAAATTATTGATAGAAATGCTCAAAATCGACTCCGTTTCCGGAAATGAAAAGGATCTTGGTAATCTTATTGTACAAAAATTAGAAGGTTTTAAGATAAAAAAACAATTTATCGGAAAGGGAAGGTTTAATATCATCGCCAAAAAAGGAAACTCTGATGTATGGCTGGTCGGGCATCTTGATACGGTGCCTGGAGCAGTGCCGATCAGAATAACAAAAGAAAAAATTTATGGCCGTGGCGCTTGTGATAATAAGGGTAATCTGGCGGGAGCGATCCTGGTGGGGAAGAAATTAAAAAACATCAACCTCCTATTCACTGTTGGAGAAGAGGTAGATTTCGCCGGAGCGGAAAAGGTCAAGATAAAGGGATCTAAAATTATTGTTTTGGAGCCAACTATGCTAAAAGTTATGACGGGACAATTAGGGATAATCGCCTACTCGATCAGCACCAAAGGAAAAGAAAAACACACATCATTGCCCTTCACTGATAAAGAAAATGCCATCCATGAGCAGATAAAAATATGCAATTATTTGAGAGAGAAAAACTTCAATGCTTTCAATGTAGGGAAAATAAGCGGTGGCTTAGCAGATAATATTGTCGCCGGAAACTCCGTGATGGATATTTCCCTGCGACCAAAAGATGGAAAAGAATACGCCCAAGCACTAAGCATCTTCAAATCGCTACCGAAAAATTTCAACTGCAAAGTGAAATTAAAACACAAGTATGCACCATTTTTCACCAATTTAACCGTCAAAGGAGAAACAGCGCAATTTTTTTCCGAAATGCAATTTTTCAAAAATAGCCTCCTGTTTGGTGCGGGAAATATCAAGCAAGCGCACGCTAACGATGAATATGTTTCAAGATCACAGCTGAACTCTCTTGAAAGAGAGCTATTGAAAATTATTCCATGA
- a CDS encoding metallophosphoesterase, which yields MIILQIIFFLSLAVVILFGSHYFLYTSLIKFFPFFSSHKLGLIITLSILALSFFLTSYFAHQREDLITRISYFLSGFWLGLLANLTLALILIWLLHWIFQFANITFDISMTAAIFLGVALVVSVVGAWDAFQPRIKNIAVTIPNLPPNWQNKKIVQLSDVHLGLIYQKDFLEKIVALTNSVNPELVVITGDLFDGTDNTDLDALTVPLNHLKPKRGVFFVNGNHETYLGTDIADKALQKTQVKILDDQVVDINGLKLIGLSYPERDLKKDVVATLSQLKPQFFDSPNILLYHAPTNIEAFANNGVNLQLSGHTHLGQLFPFNFITKLIYHGYDYGLHTIGDYTLYTTSGIGTWGPTMRTDSRPEIVVITLEKK from the coding sequence ATGATTATCCTCCAAATCATCTTTTTTCTTTCCTTGGCTGTCGTTATTCTTTTTGGTTCGCACTATTTTCTCTATACTTCACTCATCAAGTTTTTTCCTTTTTTTAGTAGCCATAAGCTGGGTCTAATCATCACCCTGAGCATCTTGGCGCTCAGTTTTTTTCTCACTTCCTATTTTGCCCATCAACGCGAAGATCTAATTACTCGCATCAGCTATTTCCTGTCTGGTTTTTGGCTAGGACTACTTGCTAATCTGACGCTAGCGCTCATACTGATTTGGCTTTTGCATTGGATCTTCCAATTTGCCAACATTACCTTTGACATCTCAATGACGGCGGCGATTTTTCTTGGCGTGGCTCTTGTAGTTTCGGTCGTGGGAGCGTGGGACGCTTTTCAGCCGAGGATAAAAAACATCGCGGTTACCATTCCCAATCTACCACCCAATTGGCAAAACAAAAAAATCGTCCAGCTGTCCGATGTGCATCTAGGACTAATCTATCAAAAAGATTTCTTGGAAAAAATTGTTGCTTTGACTAATTCAGTCAATCCCGAATTAGTCGTGATTACCGGTGACCTGTTTGACGGTACGGACAATACGGATCTGGATGCGCTAACTGTTCCACTCAATCATCTCAAGCCCAAACGGGGCGTCTTTTTCGTGAACGGCAACCACGAGACCTATCTTGGGACAGACATTGCAGATAAAGCTCTCCAAAAAACGCAAGTGAAAATTCTCGACGATCAGGTAGTGGATATCAACGGTCTCAAACTGATCGGCCTGAGTTATCCTGAGCGTGATCTGAAAAAAGACGTTGTCGCTACACTATCCCAGCTGAAGCCTCAATTTTTCGACTCACCCAACATTCTGCTTTATCACGCCCCAACTAACATCGAAGCCTTTGCTAATAACGGCGTCAATCTGCAATTGTCCGGCCACACCCATCTGGGACAACTTTTTCCTTTCAATTTTATTACCAAGTTGATTTATCACGGCTATGATTATGGCCTGCACACGATCGGAGATTATACACTCTACACAACAAGTGGCATCGGCACCTGGGGACCAACTATGCGGACTGATAGTCGACCGGAAATTGTGGTGATCACACTTGAGAAAAAATAA
- a CDS encoding DUF2807 domain-containing protein, translating into MTAIISDSSNLMLSEFSVKNLKISASGASRARIWATEQLDATGKDSSKIYYRGDPKIIEDISEAALLAKED; encoded by the coding sequence GTGACGGCAATTATTAGTGACTCATCCAACCTGATGTTATCCGAGTTTTCTGTCAAGAATCTGAAAATTAGTGCTAGCGGAGCAAGCCGGGCTCGAATATGGGCAACGGAACAATTGGACGCTACAGGCAAAGATTCCAGTAAAATTTATTACCGAGGTGATCCAAAAATAATCGAAGATATTAGCGAAGCCGCGCTTTTGGCAAAAGAAGACTAG
- a CDS encoding 50S ribosomal protein L11 methyltransferase: MTIFWAILQLALIILIVPLTLYGFIIGAPIFFSPKKGIGEILAECHVKPGEKFYDLGAGNGRAMILAAKKFNLDVYGFELSPLLVLIAKLNLLLCGVKKSTIYLKNLYNEDLSNADIIFCFLTPKAMERLRPKFEKELRPGTRIISYAFPLKDWQPKKIIRNGYPGNMYLYEKS; this comes from the coding sequence ATGACAATTTTTTGGGCAATTCTACAACTCGCGCTTATCATCTTAATCGTCCCACTGACACTCTATGGTTTTATCATCGGCGCGCCGATCTTTTTTTCGCCCAAAAAAGGCATCGGAGAAATTCTCGCTGAGTGCCATGTTAAACCGGGAGAAAAATTCTATGACCTGGGCGCCGGCAACGGTCGAGCAATGATTCTCGCGGCCAAAAAATTTAACCTGGACGTCTATGGTTTTGAATTATCACCGCTTTTAGTCTTAATCGCTAAACTTAATTTATTACTTTGCGGAGTAAAAAAATCCACCATCTATCTCAAAAATTTATATAACGAAGATCTGAGTAATGCCGACATCATTTTTTGCTTTCTCACTCCCAAAGCGATGGAGCGCCTCCGACCAAAATTTGAAAAAGAGTTGAGGCCTGGCACAAGAATAATTTCCTATGCCTTTCCACTCAAAGACTGGCAACCAAAAAAAATCATCCGCAATGGTTATCCGGGGAATATGTATCTCTACGAAAAAAGCTAG
- a CDS encoding ABC-F family ATP-binding cassette domain-containing protein — MSANELAIRFNEVSFEFAKNKVILDDASFSLRQGAKVTLMGQNGAGKTTLLELITGSLKPKSGTIHLAKNLTIAYAKQVIPREELELTVTEFFAKRFSEKIYNLSPRIDKVLDVVNLKAPHDRVVKSFSGGQQARLLLASALITDPDLLILDEPTNNLDPAGIMHLTQFLIDYNKTCLVISHDADFLNSFTDGVLYLDIFNHKTQQYQGDYYSVVEEIAAQIEKEKRKNAQYEKEIIANKEKANFFANKGGKMRLVARRMRDKAAEMEEAKVDVRREDKAIREFEIPCQTELGGEILHIDSVTIVKNYEPTEKNVNVSLRKNEHLLLSGPNGIGKSTLLESIAKQETLSAKIAEGVRVGYYRQDFSTLNFEDTVYDSLLSVMLLKDEEKMRSVASGFLITKDLVYSKIGSLSEGQKGLVAFAQLVLLEPGLLILDEPTNHINFRHLPIIAKALDEYKGAMVLVSHVPDFVMQIRIDEVLDLER, encoded by the coding sequence ATGTCAGCAAACGAGCTAGCAATCAGGTTTAATGAGGTTTCCTTTGAATTTGCTAAAAACAAAGTCATCCTGGATGATGCTTCTTTTTCTTTGCGCCAAGGAGCAAAAGTGACTTTAATGGGTCAAAACGGTGCGGGGAAAACCACGCTATTGGAACTGATCACGGGAAGCCTGAAACCCAAATCCGGCACGATCCATCTGGCCAAAAATCTCACCATTGCCTATGCCAAACAAGTCATTCCGCGCGAAGAATTGGAACTCACTGTCACGGAGTTTTTTGCTAAACGTTTTTCGGAAAAAATCTATAACCTCTCTCCGCGCATCGACAAAGTTTTGGACGTGGTCAACCTCAAAGCACCGCATGACCGAGTGGTCAAATCTTTTTCCGGTGGCCAGCAAGCGCGCCTACTCCTCGCCTCCGCGCTCATCACTGATCCAGATCTTTTGATCCTCGACGAACCGACCAACAATCTTGATCCGGCCGGCATCATGCATCTCACGCAGTTTTTGATCGATTATAACAAAACATGTCTCGTCATTTCCCATGACGCCGATTTTCTCAATTCCTTCACTGATGGCGTGCTGTATCTTGATATTTTTAATCACAAAACACAACAGTATCAAGGCGACTATTATTCCGTCGTGGAAGAAATTGCCGCGCAGATTGAAAAAGAAAAACGCAAAAATGCCCAATATGAAAAAGAAATTATTGCTAACAAGGAAAAGGCCAACTTCTTCGCCAACAAAGGTGGCAAGATGCGTCTCGTTGCTCGGCGGATGCGTGACAAAGCGGCTGAAATGGAAGAAGCCAAAGTGGACGTCAGAAGAGAAGACAAAGCCATCAGAGAATTTGAAATCCCCTGCCAGACGGAACTGGGCGGAGAAATTCTCCACATCGATTCGGTCACGATCGTGAAAAATTACGAACCGACAGAAAAAAATGTCAATGTATCTCTGCGCAAAAACGAGCACCTTTTGCTTTCCGGACCAAACGGCATCGGCAAAAGCACTCTACTTGAATCGATTGCTAAGCAGGAAACGCTGAGCGCCAAAATTGCCGAAGGTGTGCGCGTCGGCTATTATCGCCAAGATTTTTCCACGCTTAATTTTGAAGACACGGTCTATGATTCATTGCTCTCTGTGATGCTTTTAAAAGACGAAGAAAAGATGCGTTCTGTCGCCTCTGGATTTCTCATTACCAAAGATCTAGTTTACTCTAAAATCGGCAGTCTTTCGGAAGGTCAAAAAGGTTTGGTCGCTTTTGCCCAATTAGTACTTCTGGAACCAGGGCTCCTAATTCTTGACGAGCCAACCAATCACATCAATTTTCGCCATCTGCCAATCATCGCTAAAGCGCTGGATGAGTACAAAGGCGCGATGGTTTTGGTTAGTCATGTGCCGGACTTTGTGATGCAAATCAGGATTGACGAAGTGCTGGATCTGGAAAGATAG